The DNA window gaaagaaggagaaaaagggaggagcAGAAgcaggaggagaaggagaagtaggagaaagtaagaaaataaaatagctCTTAGAGACGACGTAGAtcgtcatttttaattaagctGCGCGAGAGGCCATAcgtttcaagtataataaaaaaaagtgttcattctatatatatggaaCGAGGAACGTAcgaatatacgtgtatatatatatatatatatatatatatatatatagatacagctacatacataggtagagagatatttctaatatcaGCAGGTCGACGTATGGAAGTCATCGTCATCTCGGAAAAGTCGAAGGCCACAACCACTTCGGTTAATAGCGTTCATTACACCTTTGGAAAGTTCTTGCATGCATTACCGTGATGAAAACTCCGGGTTTTCAACCAACTCACACTTACTTTCTTTCACCTCATTCCTATCCCTTTTCCCTTCTCCTTCGGAACGACCCTTCTTCGGGGGGCTCACTCTTGCCCGATTAAACATCTTGGATCTGAGAAGGTTCTGTGTTAGTGAGAACAGTGATGGCAGCAGGGAAGGTAGGGTTGGCAAAGGATGAGAGGAGTATGAGCAGGTTTAGGAAAAGGCGTTCAAGCGAGAGTGTTGGATCGAAATTTCCTAGGCTCGACAATGACGATGCTAACAATTAACTCGAACCATTAAGCCCTTTAAAGAGATCGGAAGCTACATTGGTGTATTATTGGTGTATTATCTATTTCTAATAATGTTTCTTAATTAACACGACCGGCACGtggctctctttctctctctctctctctctctttctcttagataaataaacaaacaaatcaattaatgaataagtataagaaaaaatagagatcgTTGTCACTTGTTCAAACTACGAtcggaatttattattaataatcaaatcaAAAACGATCATGTATTTCTCTGGATTTTACTTGAACAAATAGTAAACTATAGAGGATCGTTATGTTtcgcagagagagaaagagagagagagagagagagagagagggagggaattGTTAACGAATTTCAGATTGTTTCGCGTTTATATGAGCGCAAATTATACGCCGTAATTTtggcatttctctctctctctctctctctctttatctatctatctatttatctatctgtctatctatctcacttCCGTTATAATATAGGGAAAAAGGTAgtgaaatttcattgatcgGGAAGTGCATAAAATGCGTCCATACCAATGGATATCGTACACATTGGAATGTATATTATTCCGAAAGCTATCCCTCACTCACTCATACTCTCTCGTCTTATCTGTCGAACTTCAAATACGATACGGTACATATCAGATAGGACATTGAACGTTATTACATCTATAAAAAGTTTCTCCATAAATATTTGATGGCAAAGAGGCACGATATTCTTCGGCACGTAGAAACGAAACCTTGGCTAGTTTCCGGGAATATCGTTTTTCGgacgatatgaaagatatgGGATGAGAGGAGATGAAGGGACGAGAGGAcattagagatagagatagagatagatagatagatagagagagagagagatagagagagagagagagagagagagagagagagagcgtacatatttttttttcccttggcTCCATTCAATGCAATGGTAGATCGTAAATATCTCTGAGATATCCGGCTAAATCAAAATATGACCTATCAAATCGATTCTAATATAGATAACGAAGGAaacaaagtatatatacatatacacgtatgtataatatatatatatatatatatatatatatatatatatatataaacataatgtAGAGGATTCGATTTGGATAAAAAtcgtttgaataaaaaatttttaggaTGTATAGTGGATTTTTAGGATGTACATTAGGATTTGGTTAAATTTCAGATGTATATTGTCTTTCCTTCccctatttcctttttcttcttcttcttctcttctcttctcctctcttctcctaTTCCTTCTTCTCGTATTTCATTTCTCGAATTACCTCGAACTATAGCACGGAGGACGAGTAAACAAACAGTTGCAGGGTGGCTCGTTTAACGGCGTAGTCTGAAATCTGAATACGAAGCCAAGCAAGGACGAAACTATGGCGTATCTCTGAAAGCAATCGTAGGGATCTCTTttgggtaggtaggtaggtaggtaggtagataggtaggtaggtagataggtacgTAGGTAGGTGGTAGGTAGGTGGTAGATAGGTGGGTGGTAGGTAGGTATTTAGATAGATACGCGTAAGTAAACGACGAAGATCCACAAAGATCTTATAATATCGTTCGATCATTTAAACAAATACGAGCGTTGATTTAACATCGTCATTGTTTCTCCGGGAAATTAGTTTCAAAACTTAAAGGGTTgttctatatacgtatatacatatttatatatgtatgtatataagtatgtatgtatgtatgtatgtatgtatttattatatcaatctattttcaaactgtagtacaatatttattacgtttttttttttacctcaaAAACGAACGCGCGAactttgaataattttcaagtttaatattatacgattATACGTCGTACTTTTGTTcttcgaatataattattttttgatcgagaatattttctttctttttttttttttttcttattattattaacacgaAACACCCGTCTTATATtctaaaatgaataaaaattttttactatttatatatatattaaacgttGTACGAATGAATaactacgtatatacatatatgtgtgtatatatatatatatatatttatatatgtatgtgtatacatgtatacatatatataaatatatatatatatataaatatattatatgcatagatatgtatgtaggaTGTGTACTTCGAAGCAAAAATCAATTGGCAAGTAGGAATTACGTGGTGCAATTATTGATTGGATGACGTACGTGTCGGAACCGTGATGAAGAGGATCAATGGAATTTCGATGGAGGCTGGAGGAGCGGCAATCCTGGAACGACTCTGATTTAATGCTAGGGACATTGAAATAATGCCGGTAGTTTTAATTGACCGGGTATTATTTCCACGAACGAATCTATTATCCATGGTGTGGTAATAAAGTTTAtggtaatttaaaaaaaattttgcctgttatttttctttccgcgAAGAAcgagaacaaaaaatagaactttcttagtttcttttcttttttttttcctcgactgGCGACATATCGACTTTTCGAGCGAATAAAAACTACgctaatgtattattaaattgttaaatttttgaaatgaaacggaactaaattttttctcgaaatatctctctctttctctctctctctctctctatttatctgtctatctatcttttttctttttccttcgggATGAGCCTAGAGGATGATCCCATTGCAAGCGTGGAAAATGAACGAGCGAACGTTTTCGTAGTCGCCTCGTAATTACTAGCCGCGCGATAAATTTATAACGTAGAGACTCTGTGTTATGATATTTACAAAGGTGTATGTAAAATATCTACCtatggtatgtatgtatatatattatacatacggCGGTTATTCCACCAGTCtcgtattttcttcatttgcgATATcatctacgtatatacatatatatatatatatatatatatatgtatctacgtatatacatattatatctatCACGGTAATAAGGTCGACctgtaaatattttgaaataaaccAGGAAGCTTAAAAATTCGTAATACAAATATCGCGATTACATTTGCGATAATacagagagataataataaagagagagagagagagagagagagagagaaagagagagagaaaataatgacaaatatCGATTCTCGAACTGTCAAAGATCGTTACTACATTTTGAGAAAGTGAAAGTGTATcggtaagagagaaaatagggaTGAAAGAAATCCGAAAGTTTAAGCGTCCGTTTGAAACTTACGAGGTCATTTTAACATACCTcgttaatgaattatttcgacAAAGAGatcaatcgaaaataaagatatagaaaaatggCGAATGCGAGCGAGGATGAAACTGTAATAATTCGTAACCTAAAAGATTCGGCCGCTTTGTTACCCCGGATCGCAGCTTTACGTCAAGTTCTAAAACAATTACGAATGGCACTTCGTCGGGAAAGGGAAAATCTaagcaaagaaataaatacgattaagTGGTTGGAAGTTggtaaaatgaagaaaagatatatccCCGAGGATAACCCTTTTCCCGAAGTTGGTACGCACTATTGAATCTTCCGAGAgtagtttctctctttctctctctctctctctctctctctctctctctctctctctctctctctctctctctctctctctctctctctttctctttcttatcttaaaacttatttatattttatctctttttatttctttttttcgttaacgagtatcattattctcttcgtcttcttcttttgacaatgctctttttaaatttcgtaaagaaaaagaaaataaaaaaaaaaaaagaaggaaaacaaaaataagaaaaaaataaaagaaaaaacaaagaaagaaagaaaaacgaaaggaaatcgaaaaaaaaaaaattccctcCTTTTGTAGACTCTCGTCGACATAATCGTGGTAACGGTGGTCAATCTTCGAAATATCCTCTCGAAGTTTTACACTTTAGGAACGGTAATGGCGTGAGTTCAGTTGAAATATTCTTCTCGCCATTCATCAATCAAAAGTTCGTCTTCTCTTTGAGATAAATCGCCACCTCCCACCAACCCACCCACATCCATCCACACCCAtataacgagaaaaatatatatatacacaatatacaTACGCGcagcatacacacacacccatatgtatatatatatatatatatatatccgttaGGATAGCTGCACAACAGGAAATTGTGAGAGATTACTCGATAGCAAGATATATCAAAGACGAGTTGACCGATTAAAAGAAGAACTGGACTCGTTCGAGCAATCCTGTCGTACAATGTCGATGTCTAAATTTTATAAGGAGAAGATTCACGATCTTGAAAGAGACTGTTGCGCGGGATTGAACAAAGTTAAAAATGGTTTCGTCGAGTCCCTTCAGGCTTTTGAAAATACTCTCGTCTATATACGCTCGGAGGGATCTTCTAAGGGTTCTACATCGAACGCGGATGGATATCGCAACGCCGAAAGTTTCGTGATAGGACGTCGTAAGGAAAAGAATTTGGATGGTGGCGTGCGTCAAGGTGCCAAGTGGCAGACATTGTCGAGCAACGTCGAAAAGCAGTCATCCCTCTGTCGAACCAAGTAAGATCGTTCTCTTTCGATAACACCAAAATTTACTCTTCTTCGCTcccctatttttatttctttctctctctctctctctctctctctctctctctctctttctctcgaaccCTTATCATCCTTttatttccattctttttctttatcttttcttattttttttctttccttctctttcttttttttttgttgtttcgcAATAAAAAATTCCTCCTCTTCGAGTACTTTAcgttaaaatgtatataatccGAACGACGGCTTCGTgttcttcgaaaaaaagaaaagagaaaagaataaaaaaggaaagaaaagaaagaaaagctctCCGATGTCTTACAACAATGCATcgtcaaagaaagaaagctctctctctctctctctctatctatctatctatctatctctctatctctcgtctAGGGAATTTCTTAAAACAGAACACTGGGGAAAAAGATGGGAGGAGCTTGCTTTTTAGACGGCAATTCGCTTTTCTTAAGATTATAGTCGACGTTATTACGTGATATATAATATCCCcagaaaatatatctatctccTTGATATCGTATATGAgtctcaatttttctttacattttgaCTATACATATCATTTGTCATTGAAATATATCCGACGAATGAAAAAGGTTCGAAAGCTTTCGGAATCTGCAATGAAATTCGGCTCCTAGCGTGACGTATCGTGAATCCGTCTTGGATTTTCGTAAAAAGACAGCTAGGATATGTTAGGCGAAAAATCTCAAATTCGATCTTGGATACGGAAAAccgaaaaacatttttatggGACGTTACGTTatgagaagaggaaaaaaaaaagaaagaaagaaaaaggaaagaagaaagaaaacaaatatatatatatatatatatatatatatatatatatatatatatatttgtcgatATAACCTCTCTAGAATGAATACGTATCTCCTCCGacgaatcgatatttttgcAGATCGCTCATTATCGAGAACAGACATCACGGTCTATGGTTGGCGCAGATTTGTTCGCAACGTATCAGTGACAGTGCCATATGCAACGACGCTATGTATCGAGCTTCGAGATTTCACTTGGAAAGACCGCATCATATCGTTGGTATATTGGAACCTTCCAATGATCTACGATTTTCTACCAGCTTTACCACCATTTTTCCGATCGTTGGAAAAAGAACGCCGATTTTAACGCTCTAACGAAGCTATTtggaacatttttcttttccttcttttcctttattttttttttatcttctttttcttttatccctcgtaatatatatatatatatatatatatatatatatatatatatatatatattttttttctcttttcttttccattatcaatttttctatatcttcttttgcatttttatttcgctatttaataattaaaaatataatatttttctcatactctttctttctatttctttgtatatttatttatttagtttcttGGACTTCATTGATCCAATCGTTCCGACGATATCATTACAATCAATTAACTCGTCCCTTTAACGAATGGAATAATCATATTTCGTATGGATTCGTTTGTAAAATTTggagaaaagttgaaatattattGCTTAAGATACGATTTATCTtttagaatagaaaagaagaatggcACTGTAAAAGCTCTCATTGACTTTCAAAGCTTAAGCTTCAATCCTCCTTCTTTTACCAGTCACaccaccctttctctctctctctctctccctctctcttgcCCACATTCCCCCACTCCTCCGAAGCAACTAACCCACCCAAACACCCACCTACCCATCCATCTTTCGCTCTTCgcatttctttcgttcgtttcgaaCAGCCGAGCCgatagaagaaaacgaagaagagagaccTAGCGCGAAGTTCATAAAAGGGCTCGAGGATATACGTCGGCTCTTTCAGGGCCTTTTTATTTCCCCATAGCGTGacggaagaaaaggaaaataaggcGACTGTCGTCGAGGCGACGAAGGAATTCAACGAATATGAATTCTCTCGCTGCACGTTCCGATTCAATAACCGACCTTTCCAACGGCCGTTGACTCTTTTAGcggaatgaaaaaggaaaatgaaaaaaaaagaaaaaagagagagaaagagaaaagaataaaaaacctgtaatagagagaaaaaagagagagagagagagagagagagagagagagagcacaataatgtcattaatgttaatacGCTATTACTACCataagatttttttcctttctttttttttttcttcctgcttttttttttcttcctctttcatccCCGCCATACGTCGtcgtaaataagtaaataacgatGTTCATTACAACCTTAAGTACATGCTTTcgaatgtatttaaatattataaagtaaaaaagaagtgaatgaataaatgaataaatgaataaataaataaataaataaataaaatacgacgaatgaagatagaaagatagaaatagagagtaccTGAGTGAAAAGCAAGAAGAAAGTCGATGctgatggaaaagaaaagaactgaAAATATTCCAACGACGATGTAACATCGACTGGCATTGTGTGGTTACTCCGAGAGTGcacttattctctctctctctctctctctctctctctgctaaATCAGTCGctcttcttttccatttttttcaccCTTACCTTCTTATCCTACCACCACCcagtcattctctctctctttcgaagcAATCCTTCAACGTGTAACCTTGGctagcaagaaagaaagaaataaagaaagaaagagagaaacagagatagaaagaaaggatatatatatatatatatatatatatatatatatatatcatacacacacacgtacacacacatatatatatatataacaagatATCCAAAGACCggcttttcttcctctttctcctcaaaCCTCAAactcttctttccctctcaagttttccttttcttttcccttccaaACCGACCTCTGCTTTCCACTTTTCACGCCTGactaccatctctctctctctctctctctctctctctctctctttctcttcttctcgttctcattctctttctatcaccCAACCACCCTCCCTCTAGAATcgtctccatctctttctctcttcgttcaaAACGTAAGCGTCACGCCTCACGTTTCGCACGCCTCAGTAAACTGCGAGCTAAGTTTGCCTTTCCGAATGCCAGCCCAAAAAGTTTCCTACCCGTTGTACTTTGAGATCCATGAAAACTCCCacataggtaggtaggtaggaaggtgaatagagatagataggtaggtactctacttaataatatatacctactatacatacatacgtttcgAAATCATTCAAGTAAATATATAGACATGGAAGGGATGATAAAAATGGGGATAcatatgttattattcataagtcggtttataatatatctaatattatgattcaatcactttttctttttttataatgtaaaacTAATGTCGTCTTTAAgcttcctcccttttttcttctttcttcttcttcttcttcttcttttttttcttcttcttttttttttctatagagCACTCTTAGAAATTCCCACAAAAGGCATTTCTATGAAGAAAATTTGAGATTccttcgagagaaagaaagaaagaaagaaaaaaagatagagagagagagagagagagagagagagagagagagaataggaaaaaaatattccgtctcattgatcgagaaaaaaattttaatcgataactCAAAGAATCCAATTAAATCGGTTCGCTAACATAttctgtctccctctctctccctttctctctctctcttcattattttatagaaaatattcatgaGAGATTATTGAGAACAACTCGTAAATCATTATTAGTAAATatcaatcattattaataaaaattaataataaatcatcgtTATCTATTGATAGATCGTCGAACTTAAAAATCATcagaaataaatcataatagaaaaaaatcaagtgaaataaaagtcaaagaaaaatgacaaaGAAATTTGATCGTTACtatgacgaaaataaaatacgacgACTAAAAACGAAACGTATCGAGCAAAGTTTCTTTCCTCATCAATAAGAAAAACTCACTTGCGTTAATCGTTCACTTTGCGTTAATGGAtgatatacagagagagagagagagagagagagagagagagagagagagagagtacgttGAGAAGTACGCGATGCGCCTTcgtaatgttttatttttcgatagcTCCGCTTGGAATTTGCCGTCTCGTTTATCTCCTAGGAAAGTGAAAAATAACTGAACTTAGGAGAATTGCTTCGGACAGAGTTCTAGTTTCGCTTTATTATCCACGTCGAGCGGTGAACTTTAATGAAGAACACTCCGACAACGGGAACGATCCTAATGAGGTTTGCGaacgaatttataatatactatatattaagagaaacaaagataaagaaagagagagagagagagagagagagagagagagagagagagaaataattcaaaGTCCTATACAAATCGTCTTTCTGTTCTGATGACGTCCTCCCCATCTTTCGACTccgccaaaaaaaaaaaaaaaaagaaataaaaaagaaagaaataaaagaaaacaaaattgaaataaaaaagaaatataataaaaaggaaaaaagaagaagaaaatggaaacTTTTTCGCAAGAGAAAAAGTCAGAGATTCTGTTAGCACGAAGCTCGTTTATCAAATGGCAACGGCCGCGGATGACAGGGCGATTTAATTGCTTTTTTAAAAAGTCCGAACTTTAAATAATGACGCACTTCGAAAGGGCAgtgatatagatagatagatagatagaaagagagagagagagaaagagagagagagagagagagagagagagagaacgaaagagaggtATACGACCTCCCTTAAATTCTGTAATCTCTCACGATGACATCGcaaatcgagaaagagagaggagagtgagagagagagagagagagagagagagagagagagagagagcaattgAATTTCTTCGGCATTTCCTTTCGCATTCTTtgcctttccttctttttcttttttctaaatcaatcggaaaaaaatttctttaattaatgaaaCGCACCGTAggaacttttaatttttcaaaccctttctatcctttcaagccaatctatttttctttttcttttcattttttttttttttatttttttattctttttatttctttcttttttattattattattattatttgttttctacctttttctactttctattctgtctacttttatatattctttcctacctttcctttttctttttttttttttttttcttcgatcaaaTACGAACAAACATTCATTACGAATGAAATCGATCGTAATTACTGTTACACAGTTTATAATGAAGTTTCGTCGAAATCCCATCGACGTAGGAAACGAATTTAAAACGAGATCACGTATCCTATCCTACCAATTATCTTGACATATACATTGCTTTTCGTCTAATTAACATAGGTTTCTATCAATCGAAATTTTACATTCACCTCATACATATCGAAACACATTTGATtctaattttctctatttcgaaGTGAGTATATACTATTTCTATTAGAAAACTGTTAGGAGTTTCCAATTCTCTTAGGTTCCAGGGTTACGACTTGTCTATTTTCTCTAGGGAACAAGCGTGAAACAGCCAATCTTCGAACCGATCGTAAGACATCGTATCGTTGTTCGAAGATGGTGCTTCTATAAATTGAGTCTCTTTTTATCGATAGAAAACCTTTCGTGGATGACGGAAATTTCGATTCTCCGAAGTTACAACgtataacaaaaatttcttcCCTCCGATTATACAGCTATGTTCAAATAATACTATGTACAAATTCCAAAAATggacaatttcttttcttttttttctttcctggtttttgttttcttttcttttttttcttcttcttcttcttcttcttcctctcatcTACTTGCCCTATCTTAAATTCTTATCTCGATTGGCCGTATTATCTTTCGTCTTTGATAAACCCAAACCAAGCCGCAAGACCAAGAAGATGCGTcggataaaataagaatatcgtTACGAGAACTTTGTCCATTTACGTGAGAACTTCTCTCATATCTTTTGtctattattttttgctttaCTTCTATGGACCATATTCTTCTAGCAGAAAAGAGGATTCTCAAAATACAAAAAGGAAGTTAACCTCATCTCTTTGAAAGTAACTCGATATTATCGAGTTTGCGATCCAGTTTTACATAGACGCCGGATAAATGCGATTTTCACTAACATACGTAGAATTACGTATCTTTATGCGGGTACaacatacttatttatttatgtatccctatgtatatgtacgtacatatgtatttatatatatgtaaatgtatatatatatatatatgtgtgtgtatatatatgtatttaacaaGGCATCGGATCGATCAAAATAATCAGCTCTTGGAATAATCCCAGACTAGAACTACAACCAATGttcaaaattgttttaatctCCGTGACAATCAATTGGATTTAACAATGATTGTCCATCCTTGTTATCCTCCTATTAGtcacgattattaatattaaacgaaataaGAGCTACTATCCTCTCTGCatctattatcatattaactcggtattattattattattgttgttattattattattattattattattatttcgtgtTCACGATGATGAAAGCTAATTAGCGATAATTTGCAATTTTTATGTTCAATCTACATTCGTATTTAGTTAACATTTTCGAACGtttcgagaaaaaaggaattaaaaaga is part of the Vespa crabro chromosome 8, iyVesCrab1.2, whole genome shotgun sequence genome and encodes:
- the LOC124426207 gene encoding uncharacterized protein LOC124426207 translates to MSMSKFYKEKIHDLERDCCAGLNKVKNGFVESLQAFENTLVYIRSEGSSKGSTSNADGYRNAESFVIGRRKEKNLDGGVRQGAKWQTLSSNVEKQSSLCRTKSLIIENRHHGLWLAQICSQRISDSAICNDAMYRASRFHLERPHHIVGILEPSNDLRFSTSFTTIFPIVGKRTPILTL